The sequence CTTCGGAGTCTGATATTGTTGCCCTAATGGCGTCTGGTTATACACCATTACGTTACATTATGGGATGGCAGGGCTTGTTTGATGTGCAGGAAGAGCCTGCAGATATGTTTGTTACACCAACCCGCCCAAACGGTTGGGACGATGGTGGTACGTACAAAAGAATGCACTTTCATACCTGGAACAACCTGCAGTGGCAACCACGTAATACATGGATTAATTGTTACGATGGTATAAATAACGTTAACCGTGTAATTCTGCAAATTGAATCAGGGTCGTTACCATTGGAAGAAGGACAGGCCGAGCCAATTATTGCCGAAATGAGAGCATTGCGTGCACTTTGGTATTCAATCCTTGTTGATACGCATGGAAACGTGCCTTTGATCACCAAATTTAGCGACGAAATTCCGGAGCAAAAAAGCAGAAGCGAAATTTATGAATTTATCGTTTCCGAGTTGAATGAAGTAATTCCAGAATTGTCGGAAGATGTTGATCAGTCAACTTACGGACGATTGACCAAGTGGGGTGCTTTACAATTGCTGGCACGTGTTTACCTGAATGCCGAAGTTTATAAAGGATCGGCAGAATGGGATAAATGTATCGAAGCATGTAATCAAATCATTAGCAGCGGAAAATATACCATGGATGCGAGTTACAGAAATATTTTCAGTGCAAATAACGAAGGTTCTCCTGAAATAGTTTTTGCCGTTCCTTACGATAATATCTACGGAACAGGCTGGAATGCACATATGAAAATGTTGTTGCCAAATCACCGATATGTATTTAATATGACTTCTCAGCCATGGGGAGGATCAAGTTGTAATCCACAGTTTATAAACAGCTACGATGAGGATGATAACCGTTTGGAAGATAGTTGGTTAATCGGCGACCAGATAAGTGCTTCCGATGGCAGTGTAATTATGACATTGGTAAACGAAATGCCAAGTATTTATTACTGTGAGTTTGAACAGGGATACCGTTGTCAGAAATACGAAATAGAATTGGGATGTCAGTCAAACATGAGTAATGACTTACCATATTTCCGTTATACCGATGTGTTAATGATGAAAGCCGAGTGTTTATTGCGCACCGGAAAAAGCGATGAAGCTGCCGAGCTGGTATCAGAAGTTCGTTCACGTTCGTTCGACGATCCTTCAAAAGCTACAGTAACCGGCGAAGAACTACTTGGAAATACAACTGTACAATATGGTACTTTGGCCGAAGACGGAAGTATTGATGATCCGGGTGATCAAACTCCGGTTCAGTATGGTCGCTTCCTGGATGAATTAGGTTGGGAATTCGCAGCCGAGTTCCGCCGCAGAACAGACATGATACGCTTTGGAGTTTACCAAACAAAAAGCTGGTACAATCATACGCCACAAGGTGATTATACTACTTTGTTCCCGATTGGTGAATCGGAATTGAATACCAACCCTAATCTGGTTCAAAACCCTGGATATTAATTTCACCTCGTTTTTTAGTTTAATTTGATATTAAGGGCCGATAAAAAGTTGTAAAACTTTTGTCGGCCCTTTTTCAATTGTTCAGTTCACTTTGCCTTGTTTTTCTTTCTAATGGGTTTAAATTGCATATATATTTAAGTTTTCAGAACATTTGTGATAGTTGCAATGTGTTCTGAAATTACTTTTGTACTGTGCTAAATTGTCGCTGTTTAATGAAAAAGAATTTAAAAATATTGCTGACTTCTGTCCTGCTGCTCCTTTCTACTGTTGTTTTGGCAAACGGAGGAAAGCTTACTTTTACCCACTATACTAACGAAAATGGTCTGCCATCATCATATATTAAAAGTATTTGTCAGGACCAGTTTGGTTTTATCTGGACAGCCACACGAAGTTCGGTGTGCCGTTTTGACGGAAAATACTTTAAAACTTTTCAGGCCGTTGATGAAGAAGGAAACAGCTTTGACATCTGGAGTAAGTGGAATCATTTTCATCCGGAGAATTCCACTTTGCTTGTACAAAGTACTGATGATGTCTTTTATTCGTTCAATTTTAAAAAAGAGATTTTTGAACCCTACGAGCAAATAAACAAATTGGAAAGTGTAATTGAATTGCGCGAATCCAAAAATGGATATTGGGTAATTTGTGCAGATACTATACGCTTTTTTAATACGAAATCGAATCAAATTACAAGTTTCGAGAATTATGTAAGTTTTGCCACATTACCCGAGCATTCTCGGATAATGGATGTTCGGGAGAAGAATGGTAGATTGATGGCAATTACCGATAGTGGAGTGTTGCTGATTTTTGATATGGAGCGTGAACAACAAAGACATTTTGATTTACCTCAGGGTATTGATGTTTTCCAAATGTCTCATTTTTATATCGATAATAACAACTTTGTTTGGGTTGGAAATTATGCCAATGGTTTGTATCAAATAAACCTTACCAACGGGCAATCACGAAAATTTTCTGTAAACGAGAATGGGAACAGGCATTTGTTACATAACCTGGTTCACACCATTAACGAAGACCAACAGGGACGTGTTTGGATAGGTACCGAAGATGGTCTGTGCGTTTGGTCGCCATACTCCGAATCGTTTGAATATTACCAGCACGACATTCGAAACCCGCAAGGTATTAACACCAATCCGATTTATGATATTTTTTGCGATCGCGAAGGAAATATGTGGTTGGGAACCTATTTCGGTGGTATAAACTTTTGGAGCAATACTCCTGATTTTTTCCAGATATGGCAAGCCGGAACTGGTGAGCAACACCTTAGCGGGAATGCGGTAAGCTGCATAACTGAAGATGAAAACGGAAGCATTTGGGTGGGGATGGAAGATATGGGGATAAACCAAATCAATCTTGAACAAGATCGCGTGGTCAGAAAAATTAGCGAAAGTAATGGGCTGTCGTTCAACAATGTACACGATTTACTATTCGAAACACCTGATCGTTTATGGATTGCAACGTACACCGGTGGAGTTAATGTTTTAAACTTAAAAACCAACAAATTTGAATATATAAACCAAACCAGTCACACCGAATTACCATCAAACGATGTGTATAGTTTGTTACATGTTGGCGATTCTGTGTTTATATCTACATCGGCCGGTGTTGCAGTATGGAATACTTTAAGCAAGAAACTTTCACGATTTCAACCAGAAACATTTAACGGAGTTCAGGTTGAATTTATGTTTGACAGCGAAGACCGGATTTGGTTTTCTTCGATTGCCGGAGTATTTTATTTTGACAAGAATGAGCAGGTTTTTAATCAGCTAAACAGGTTTTCGAACTTAAAAAATATCAATTTTGTTAAAACCGATTCGAAAAACCGGGTTTGGATTGGCGACTGTCTGCACGGTTTGTATGGTTACAATCTGGAAAACGATTCTTTATATGTATATAACGAATCTACAGGATTTCCGTTTTCTTGGGTCTTTAGCTTTGAAGAAGGCAGCGATGGATATTTGTGGGTAAGTGGCGATAAAGGGCTGGCAAAATTTAAGCCCGAAACAGGAGAGGTGGTATGGTATAACCGTGAATCGGGATTGCCTTTTGAGCAGTTTAACTACAGGGCATCATATAAAAGCCGCAGTGGTGTAATCTATTTTGGAGCCAACCGTGGTATGATTTCATTTGATGAAAAGAAAAAAACGGAAGTGAATAAAGAATTGGATGTTGTTTTCAGGGGATTGCAATTATTTAATCAGCCAGTGGAACCGGGTGCCGATAAAGCATTGGAACAAGCCTTGAATTTGCATCCTGAAATTCGTTTAAAATACAAGCAAAATGTATTTACCATTGAGTATGCCGGACTTCATTTTCAAAACAAGGGAAACTGTCAGTATGCCTATTATCTCGAGAATTTCGAAAACTCGTGGAACTACGTTGGAAATCGCGATTTTGCTACATATACCAATCTGGGGCCGGGAGAGTATTTCTTTCATGTAAAAGCATCAACTGATAATAATGACTGGGGAAATAACGTGAATACACTAAAAATAGTTGTAGAACCACCATTCTGGTTGTCTAAATGGGGATTCTTTATTTATTTCCTGTTAGTGGTTTTGGTTTTGGTTGGTTTTTATTTAGTGGCAACACGTATTCAAAAATCGAAAGCGCTGGCCGAAATGGAGCGGCGGGAGAGAGAATACCATACCGAGCTGAATAACTTTAAACTGGAGTTTTTTACCAATGTTTCGCATGAGCTTCGTACTCCTTTAACCCTAATTGTAGGGCCGCTGACCCGTATTTTAGAAGATGAAAAACTAACTCCTGCACTGAATAAAAAAATGAAAGGCATTATGAATAATGCACATCGTTTGCTTACACTTATCAATCAGTTACTTGAGTTCAGAAAAATTGAAAACGGAAAAGAAAAACTACAGGTTAGCCACCAGAATATTACAACTCTGTTAAAAGATATTGAAGAAGCATTTATAGAGTCGGCCGAATCAAAGTCGATCGCTTTTAATTTTGAGATGATTAACCTTGATACCAGTATTTGGGTAGATTGTAAAAAGCTTGAAAATATTCTTATTAATCTGGTATCGAATGCGTTAAAGTTTACCAGAGAGGGTGGCGAGGTTGACGTGAAAATAGAAATGCAGCCCGACGATGCACGGTTTAAGATGCTTAAAATTACAGTTGCCGACAACGGCATTGGAATTGATCCGTCAAAACTGAAGAGGATTTTTGATCGTTTTTACCACTCTGAAGGAATACCTGAATCCCAGATAGCAGGTTCAGGGATTGGACTGGCTTTGGTTAACAGTTTGGTAAAACTGCATAAGGGAACTATTGATGTAAAAAGTTCTGTTGGTAAAGGTGCTGTATTTGTTGTACAACTCCCTGTTTCGCGGAAAGCCTACAGCGATAAGGAAATTTTGATTGGTGCTGAGCAGTACATTCCGCATGTAACTTTGGCCGACGATTTGAAACCGCTACCCGTATTACGCGACGAGGTGGAAAGGCTGAGTACTCAGCCTACTATTTTGGTGATTGACGATAATCGCGAGCTGCTTGAGTTTATATCAGAAACGCTTGCAGATAGCTACAAAGTAGTTACTGCCATTGATGGAACACTGGGGATGGAAAAAGTAGAGGAGGGACTGCCAGATTTAATTATAAGCGATGTAATGATGCCCGGCATTGATGGATTTGAGCTTACGCGTAAGTTAAAAACAGATATTCGCACCTCGCATATTCCGGTTATTTTACTTACTGCAAAAAGTGGCGAAGAGAATGAATACGAAGGACTGCAAACCGGTGCTGATTATTATATTGAAAAACCTTTTTTACCGCACATATTAATTAAGCTCATAGAAAATGTGCTTAGTACACGAAAAAGTCTGATCGAGCGATTTAAATCAGATGCTCAAATGTTGCCAACTGAGGTCGCATCATCGGAATCGGATAAAGATTTTATTGAGAAGATTAGTAATTTAATAAAAGATAATATCGATCGCCCGAATCTTGATGTTTCTTTCCTTGTAAATGAAATGGGCGTTAGTCGCTCCTTGCTTCATGTAAAACTAAAAAAGCTGACAGATTGCTCCGCTACCGAGTTTATCCGGTCCATACGTTTGCGTGAAGCGGTAAAATTAATAGCCGATGGAACCTGCAATATTTCTGAGGCTGCATACAAAACCGGCTTCTCCAGCCCTGCATATTTTAGTAGAAGATTTAAGGAATACTTTGGTGTTACACCGAAAGCTTATTTCGACAAATAGAAGGTTGCAAAATTATTCTTCATTTAAGTATCAATTTGATTTTTTATTTCGTGTTTTGGCATCACTCACCGGTTTGAATAAACGAATCAGAACTTGACTCATTGTTTCTTCTTTTTTAGTTTTTCCAAATGCTAATTATTATTTGTCTATGTGGTGTGATTTGTAACACTCAGTGTGTCAGTTTAATGTGTCGTCGGTTAACATTTGTTATAGTTTTCTGGACATCCGTTATTCTGGCTTTGACCCTTTTCGGATTACTTGCAAGTAACTAAATTAAACATGAAGTATAATCACTGTTCGAGTGATAAAACAGATAAAAGTTAAACCAAAAAATTTGCGTATGGAGGAAGTCTGATTTATATGATCTGAATATTATTAAAAGTAAAAAAAGAATTTTTCAGATCTAACTAAACAAAAAACTCAAAACTTAATAAAAACGATAATTAAAACAGCAGGTTGTCGGTCGCTTTTCTGAACCTTGATCGGCAACAGTTATTACTAAATTAAAAACGATGTGAGATGAAATCTATTCAATCAAGAAAAACACGAATGTTCTGCTATGTCTTGTTTCTCCTGATCTTTCCATTCACAGTATTTGGTCAATCCAGTAGGATTTCCGGAACTGTTTATGATGCGGACGGAGTTACTTTACCAGGTGTAACAGTAATGGTTGTAGGTACAACAAATGGTACTAATACCGATATTGATGGTAAATATGCCATCGATGCAAATGCTGAAGACGTATTACAATTCTCGTACATTGGATTTAAAACACAGGAAATCCAATTAGACGGGAAAACAACTATTGACGTTACTATGGAAGTTGAAACCATTGGTATCGATGAAGTTGTTGCTATTGGTTACGGTACCCAACGTAAAGGCGAAGTAACCAGTGCAATTGCCAGTGTAAAGTCGGAAGATTTTACAGTTGGTAAAATAGGCGATGCTGCCGAATTGGTAAAAGGTAAAATCGCCGGTTTAAGTATTACCAATTCATCAGGTGACCCGAATGAAACATCAAGCATTATGCTGCGTGGTATTACAACAATTATGGGTGATGTTGAACCGCTGGTACTGGTTGACGGAATTCAAGGTTCGTTAACAACTGTTGCACCTGAAAATATTGAGTCAATCGACGTGTTGAAAGATGCATCGGCTGCTGCAATTTATGGTACAAGGGGTGCCAACGGTGTAATTCTTATTTCAACAAAATCAGGTAAACGAGGATCTTACTCAAGTGCAACTTACTCAAGTTACGTTTCTTTATCAGATTGGTATAAAACTGCCGATTTTATGGATACGCACGATGTTATTTATGGGCTAACCAATTTTCCTTATGATGGTTACGATACCGATTGGTTAAAAGCCATTACCCGTAAAGGAGGTTACACGCAGAACCACTCATTAAGCTTTGAAGGAGGATCTGACAAATCATCTTATTCGGCCAACGTTACTTATTCGGATGAAGAAGGTATTATGCGTATGAGTGATAGTGAAGACCTGAAAGCACAGCTTGATTTTAGTCAGTATGCGCTAAATGATATTGTAAAACTAAATCTGAACGTATTGTATACTACCCATGGTAACACCAATAATAACAATAATTACGCATATCGTCAGGCACTGATTCGGAATCCATCTTCTCCGGTTTATCACGAAGATGGCGCTTACTACGAAGAGTTTAGCCGTTTCCAATATTACAATCCTGTTGAAATACAAGACGAGCGCATTGGTGATTATCGCCGCAAATATGCGCGTGTGGTCGGAAATATTACTGTTGAACCTATTAAAAACTGGCAAACTAACCTGATGTTATCTCGTGGCGAGACGAGTGAAGTTTCGCAAGATTACTATACCAGTAAATTTTATTCGCAAAGTACAGGAGATCCGGAGGATCAGTATAGAACTGTTCCTCGTGTTAAAGGAAGTGCATCGAAATGGTCGAGCAATACTAAAAGCGAGAACTTAGAGTTAACTTCGAAATATAATTTTACGATTGAAAAAAGCCGCGTAACTGCTTTGGTGGGTTATAGTTATTTATACAATGTTTATGATGACTATAGTGCAGGAAACTCTGATTTTCCTTCAGAATCGTACTTGTATAACAGTCTGGAACAAGGATTATATTTAACCGATGAAGACCATACAGCAAGTATGGCATCGTATAAAGATGACAACAAACTGATCGGTTTCTTTGGTCGTGCAAGTTATGGTTACGATAACCGTTTTAACGCAATTGTAAGTGTTCGTCGCGAAGGATCATCGAAATTTGGTGAAAACCACAAATGGGGTACTTTCCCTTCAGCTTCGTTGGGATGGACAATCAGCAACGAATCGTTTATGCAGGCAGCAACCTGGCTGGATAATTTAAAAATACGTGCCGGTTATGGGGTAACAGGGGTTATTCCAAATGATAATTATATGTCGTTGATCAAATATAACTACGACCCTTATGGTGATCATTTAAGTAGAGACGGTGTTTGGTCTCCTTCTTTAATGGTTGATCAAAACCCGAACCCGGATTTAAAATGGGAAACAACACGCGAAGTAAACTTTGGTGTTGACTGGACTATGTTTGATTCAAGATTAACAGGTTCGGTAGACGTTTACTCGAAAAAGACTGTAGACCTGTTATACGACTACGCAGTGCCGGTTCCTCCGAATATGTACGGATGGACAACTGCTAACGTTGGTGAAATGCAAAACCGCGGTATTGAGTTTATGGTTTCAGGATCGCCTGTTAAAAAAGGTGATTTCGAATGGAACTCAACTTTAACACTGTCGCACAACGCCAACAAACTGTTGAGCTTATCGAACGATTTATACGAAACCGACAACTTTATGGAAGTTGGAGGTGTAAGTGATCCTATTTCGGTAGCTACGCACGCTATGGAAATTGGAGAACCGTTAGGTGATTTCTGGGGACTGCGTTCAGTAGGTGTTAGCAAAGACGGTTTTGTTTTGGTTGAAGTTTACGACGACGAAACAGATACATGGTCGGTTAAAGAATTTGATACTAGTTACAACTTAGAGTCAAATCGTCAGCGTTTAGGAAACGGATTACCAAGTGTATATGCCGGATGGAACAACACTTTCCGTTACAAAAACTTCGATTTGAGCATGATGTTTACCGGTCAGTTCGGATACCAGATTTTGAATGTTCAGCGTAGTTTCTACGAGAACAACTCAATCGCATACAACCGCTTGAAAACGGCTGCAGACTTGCATCCGGCAATTACTCCTGACGGAGCTCCTGTAATCGATGAAGCTACAGGTGAACAATTAATGGTGAAATTGTCTGGTTCAATGCCACAGGGAGTTTGGAGCGACCATATTGAAGATGGCGATTTTATTAAACTGAGCAACGTAACTTTAGGTTATACGCTGCCAATAAAAGGTAATTTTGAAAAATACATCAAAAACCTTCGTATGTATGTTAGCGGTCAGAACCTTTTCTGTATTACCGGTTACTCAGGTTTAGATCCTGAAGTATCAAATTACTTCCTGGCACCTGGTATCGACGACCGTGATAAGTATCCAACTGTTCGTTCATACACTTTTGGACTTTCTGTTAACTTTTAAAAATTGAGAATTATGCAATTCATAAAAAACTCTATACTTAGTTTTTCCTTAGCAATTTTATTGGTAATGGGAGCTTGTACCGACCTGGACGAAACAGTGTATTCCGGGTTGACCGACGAAACTATCGATATTAACGACCCAGAAGTGGTTGGGTATATGATGGGTAAAGTTTATTCCCAGTTTCGTTACCTGTATTGGGGATGGAATGGCTACTTCGATGTAATGGCAGAATGTAGCGATATTTACATGACTCCAAAAAGAATTGGTATTGGATGGGGTGACCTTTACATACCTATGCACAAACATAGCTGGAACTCTACACAGGGGCATATAGATGGCCTATGGAATATGGCTTATGTAGGAATTGGCTATGCCAACAAAACGCTTGATGTATTACCCGAAACAGGTCCGGAGCAAGCGCAAATGCGTTTTATGCGTGCATTAAATTATTACGTTCTTCTTGACGCATTCCGTAATGTACCGCTTGAAACGACACAGGATACAGAACCTGGTTACCTTCCGCAACAAGCAGATGCACAGCAAATTTTTGATTTCTGTGTAACAGAATTAAATGCTATTAAAGACGAACTGGGTACTGAAAAGGTTTTTGGTTATCCGAACCGTTTTGTAGCCGATATGGTTTTGGCAAAATTGTACCTGAACTACAATGCTTATTTCGGAACAAACGACGATTCATATTATACATTGGCTTTAGCCGAGGTTAACGATGTAATTGAGAACGGTGGTTATTCACTGGCTCCAAATTACCTTGATAATTTTAAAGTAGATATCGACGGATCGCCGGAAGTAATTTTCGCAATTCCGCTCGATCATACAAATGCATCGCACAACTATTTGGTAAATAAATGTTTGGTAGGTGCCGGTGCCGCTGCATACGGATACAATGGTTCGCCATGGAACGGTAGTTGTGCAGTACCTCAGTTTATCGATAGCTACGACGAAGGCGACTTGCGTTTAGGTTATACCTGGGCAGGTGGTGTGCAACGTTTTGCTACCGAAGATGCTGAAGGAAATGTAATTCCTCAATCGGGTGATCCCATACCATTCGAAACTGACGACTGGGCTGGTGAAGGTGTATTGAACTACTCAAGAAATGTTCACTCAATCGATAACCCTGGTGCATATCAGCAAGAAGGTTACCGTTTTGTAAAAAGTGAAATTGAAGCAGGTGACTATGGTACTTACGGAAACGACGTTGCTTTCTTCCGTTTGGCTGATGCAATGTTTATTAAAGCTGAGTGTTTACTTCGTTTAGAACAGGATGAGCAGATTGCTGCCGACCTGATTACTGAAGTTCGTAGCCGTTCGTTCGAAACTGCTCAGGGTGCTGTTCGTACGGTTGCCGACCTGAAAGGTGGAAGTGTTTACGACTACGGACACCGCGAATACACCAGCGAAGGTTTTGCTAATTACGATCCTGCATCATACATCGTAACCATCGAAGGTGGCGATGATATTGAATTAGGTGGTTTATTAGATGATCTGGCTTGGGAATTTGCCGGCGAACATCACCGTCGTCAAGACCTTGTTCGTTTTAAAATGAGCGATGGTAGAAATGTATTTAACGGAAAATCATGGTTCTGTAAAGATGCCACAACTGAAACACACTGGGACTATTTCCCAATTCCGAAAGCAGCATTGGATGCTAACATTTCACTTGTTCAAAACGATGGTTATCAGGGTGCAAATTAATTGGTGTATTACACTACTGAAAATTAAAAATTTAAACAAATGAAAAAGATACATATATTATTAATTCTGGCGCTGGTTATCACGGCAGGATTATTTAGTTGCGAAGACAACGAAGGTTTTAGCAATATGCACGTCCTTACGGATGACGAGATTGCTGAAATAGCCCGCCAGGATTCGATTGCAGAAGCTCAGAAAAACATGATCAATGCGGATCTGATTCTTGAATATTCAATGAATATTAATATAAGTGCAAGCTTGTACGACGGTGGTCCTTTAGAAATTGAATTGGATAAAATTGCTGAAGCATTTGGTATTACTGAAGAGGAATTAGTTGCAGGTATTGCTGGTGAAAGTGGAGCTCCTGAAATTAAAGGTTTTGCTATCGACGGATCTACTCACAATGATTTTGCAAGTGCTGCAAACACCAACGCTCCTTGGGGCCATTGGTGGGATGCTAATGGTGATGTAGTGGATTATGGTGAGGAGGCAATGGTTTTTGCGGAATTCTGGCCTGAAGACGCTTATTTCTCTATTGGTCAATATCCTGGTCACCTGGTTGAAGGACAGCAGGTTGTGTTTATCGAGGGATTAAAATATAACGAAATTCGTGTTGCTGTTGTAATCACTGTTAATGCAACTGTACCGGGTGCTATTGTTGCCGATGTGGTAAGCGAACAGGATATTGCAGTTGATGTAACACCAAAAAGTGTTTATGATGCAGATGCTGTTGATTTTGATTTGGATGCAGTATTAGCCGACCTTGGAGTAGCATCAATGGATGAAGTTTCTTTCATTGGTGTAAATGAAGATGGTTCTTATGCTACCGAAACAGTTACAGGTAATGGTTTCTGGTATGACTTCAACGGTTTTGTAGGAGCATGGGGCGACGATGCAAGTGTTTACACAAACTATGGCGATTTCGAAGCTAACCAGATTAGCATTGGTCAGTATCCTGATCATTTGGCGGAAGGAGATACTTATCTAATTAAGTACGGTTTTATGGCCAATAATAAAATTGTTATGCTGAACATTGCAATTAATGTAACTGGTTATGTTGATCCGGAAACTGCACCTGAAGGCGATCCTGTAAGTACAACTATTGATGCTCAACTGAGTAAAGAATACTCTGATGATTATGCAAGTGTAACTTTCGACGTGCAGGAAACTTTGCGTCAGGCATTTAAAATGACAACTTACCAGATTCACCTGGCACTTAATTCTGGAGAGATGAAAGTATACCAAGGTGAAATCACTGACTCAGTAACTTATACTGCTGATGCCCCAGGATACTGGTTAGGTGCTGACGGTTCTGCAGTTCCTTACGCCGATGGTATAGTTTGGACAAGTTTAGGACACAGTGAAACTGCATTGTACCTGTATGGTGGTAACCACCCTGCAAACGCAGTAGCCGGAGATGAAGTTACAACTACTTACATTGTAGAATACAACGGTACTACGGTAACAATCAACTTAACGTTCAGCATATTGGCTGATAGCTACGTTGATCCGGAAACAGCTCCTGCGGGCGATCCTGAAGATCTGACATCTGAGATAACATTAGGCAAACCTTACAGCGACGATTATTTACCGGTTAGTTCTGATGTAAAAGAAACATTACGTCAGGCATTTAAAATGACTACATACCAGATTCATAAAGCAATGCAAGACGGAACACTGAAACTGTATCAGGGAGAAGTTACTGAAACAGATCCTGCATATACTGCTGATGGTATAGGTTATTGGTTAAATGCTGATGGTGTTGCTGCCGGGTACGCTGAAGGTGTTATTTATTGCTCTTTAGACCATAACGAAACAGAGTTGTCATTGATTGCGGGTAACCACCCTGAGAATGCTGCTGCTGGTGATGTTGTTACAACAACCTATATTGCTACCTGCAATGGTGGTTCGGTAACTTTTGATATTACATATACTGTAGAATAGATTAATATTTATAATGATTTTTAAATCAAAATATAAAGTGCATAAGTCGGAGAAATCCGGCTTATGCTCCTTTTTGTTCCTGTTTGTTTTTTTGTTCGTTTTTGCTGCATGCGGAAACGATAGTATAGCTCCTGAGCCCGATCCGGAACCTGATCCCGACCCGGTTGATACAACCACTACAACACCTCCTGTTGATACCGTTGTGGTGTTAAGCGAATCAGACGTTGTGGATTATGAGAAATTTTATAAGCCCGGCGAGTTTGTCAACATGGATTTTCTTCGCGGTGACAGCAAATGGTCGTTCGTGCGCAGCAAACAATCGGAACACTTCATTGTATTTTGGGAACCTGAATTTGGATTAGACCCAAATGCGAGCAGTGTACCGGAAGCATTACGTGTTGATATTGATGACCTGTTGGAAAAGGCTGAATCCTTTTTCGATATGAATGTTAATACACTGGGTTTTGCCGAACTTGGGGCTGGAAAATCAAACCTCGATAATTATAAAATGGAAATCTACTTGTTGTATCAAACCGAGTGGTTGGCAACAGGTAGTGGATATGATGACATGATTGGTGCACTTTGGGTAAATCCGAGTACCTGTAAGCCTGTAGGTTCTACAATTGCACACGAAATTGGACACAGTTTCCAATACCAGGTGTATGCCGACTTACTGGCCTATAGCGGAATTCCAAACGAGTTTAACCGTGGTTTCCGATATGGTTTTGGTGGTAACGGCGGAAACGGCTTCTGGGAGCAATGTGCTCAGTGGCAGTCGTTCCAGTCTTATCCGGCAGAAGCTTTTACATC comes from uncultured Draconibacterium sp. and encodes:
- a CDS encoding RagB/SusD family nutrient uptake outer membrane protein, which codes for MNFKNYIRRIAGYTAAVVGILALLTTGGCFNLDEEVFSEITEESFTASESDIVALMASGYTPLRYIMGWQGLFDVQEEPADMFVTPTRPNGWDDGGTYKRMHFHTWNNLQWQPRNTWINCYDGINNVNRVILQIESGSLPLEEGQAEPIIAEMRALRALWYSILVDTHGNVPLITKFSDEIPEQKSRSEIYEFIVSELNEVIPELSEDVDQSTYGRLTKWGALQLLARVYLNAEVYKGSAEWDKCIEACNQIISSGKYTMDASYRNIFSANNEGSPEIVFAVPYDNIYGTGWNAHMKMLLPNHRYVFNMTSQPWGGSSCNPQFINSYDEDDNRLEDSWLIGDQISASDGSVIMTLVNEMPSIYYCEFEQGYRCQKYEIELGCQSNMSNDLPYFRYTDVLMMKAECLLRTGKSDEAAELVSEVRSRSFDDPSKATVTGEELLGNTTVQYGTLAEDGSIDDPGDQTPVQYGRFLDELGWEFAAEFRRRTDMIRFGVYQTKSWYNHTPQGDYTTLFPIGESELNTNPNLVQNPGY
- a CDS encoding two-component regulator propeller domain-containing protein; its protein translation is MKKNLKILLTSVLLLLSTVVLANGGKLTFTHYTNENGLPSSYIKSICQDQFGFIWTATRSSVCRFDGKYFKTFQAVDEEGNSFDIWSKWNHFHPENSTLLVQSTDDVFYSFNFKKEIFEPYEQINKLESVIELRESKNGYWVICADTIRFFNTKSNQITSFENYVSFATLPEHSRIMDVREKNGRLMAITDSGVLLIFDMEREQQRHFDLPQGIDVFQMSHFYIDNNNFVWVGNYANGLYQINLTNGQSRKFSVNENGNRHLLHNLVHTINEDQQGRVWIGTEDGLCVWSPYSESFEYYQHDIRNPQGINTNPIYDIFCDREGNMWLGTYFGGINFWSNTPDFFQIWQAGTGEQHLSGNAVSCITEDENGSIWVGMEDMGINQINLEQDRVVRKISESNGLSFNNVHDLLFETPDRLWIATYTGGVNVLNLKTNKFEYINQTSHTELPSNDVYSLLHVGDSVFISTSAGVAVWNTLSKKLSRFQPETFNGVQVEFMFDSEDRIWFSSIAGVFYFDKNEQVFNQLNRFSNLKNINFVKTDSKNRVWIGDCLHGLYGYNLENDSLYVYNESTGFPFSWVFSFEEGSDGYLWVSGDKGLAKFKPETGEVVWYNRESGLPFEQFNYRASYKSRSGVIYFGANRGMISFDEKKKTEVNKELDVVFRGLQLFNQPVEPGADKALEQALNLHPEIRLKYKQNVFTIEYAGLHFQNKGNCQYAYYLENFENSWNYVGNRDFATYTNLGPGEYFFHVKASTDNNDWGNNVNTLKIVVEPPFWLSKWGFFIYFLLVVLVLVGFYLVATRIQKSKALAEMERREREYHTELNNFKLEFFTNVSHELRTPLTLIVGPLTRILEDEKLTPALNKKMKGIMNNAHRLLTLINQLLEFRKIENGKEKLQVSHQNITTLLKDIEEAFIESAESKSIAFNFEMINLDTSIWVDCKKLENILINLVSNALKFTREGGEVDVKIEMQPDDARFKMLKITVADNGIGIDPSKLKRIFDRFYHSEGIPESQIAGSGIGLALVNSLVKLHKGTIDVKSSVGKGAVFVVQLPVSRKAYSDKEILIGAEQYIPHVTLADDLKPLPVLRDEVERLSTQPTILVIDDNRELLEFISETLADSYKVVTAIDGTLGMEKVEEGLPDLIISDVMMPGIDGFELTRKLKTDIRTSHIPVILLTAKSGEENEYEGLQTGADYYIEKPFLPHILIKLIENVLSTRKSLIERFKSDAQMLPTEVASSESDKDFIEKISNLIKDNIDRPNLDVSFLVNEMGVSRSLLHVKLKKLTDCSATEFIRSIRLREAVKLIADGTCNISEAAYKTGFSSPAYFSRRFKEYFGVTPKAYFDK